One part of the Theropithecus gelada isolate Dixy chromosome 5, Tgel_1.0, whole genome shotgun sequence genome encodes these proteins:
- the LOC112624346 gene encoding uncharacterized protein LOC112624346 → MGKAGGEGGEAGPPMSVPPAAPWRPRRRRGGRRCCRCPARSLARVHITQCQVAASPLVPPPAPPRCPRPLLCFLPAAGPAGLQPPPPSPCSGVTFAGRPRLGKESGQGVAAGRGRALPRHPPLASERGPRTRTPAPLWQACLVGWVKPQCVHTERRGAVERRSGLAEEHADQAPATQGNSELPGTALRISKNQGDGRNTGKGGLFPVHTHTHTQPLAGTADTHLPSLLLRVILHPLGAASAGRALESKADPHTCPSG, encoded by the exons ATGGGGAAGGCCGGGGGCGAGGGAGGAGAGGCAGGGCCGCCGATGTCAGTGCCACCAGCCGCACCTTGGCGTCCCCGGCGGCGGAGAGGCGGCCGCCGCTGCTGCCGCTG TCCCGCACGTTCATTGGCTAGAGTGCACATCACTCAGTGCCAGGTGGCGGCCTCTCCGCTCGTCCCTCCTCCCGCTCCTCCTCGTTGTCCCCGCCCCTTGCTCTGTTTTCTCCCAGCTGCCGGACCAGCGGGCCTGCAGCCTCCACCGCCCAGTCCCTGCTCAGGTGTCACTTTTGCTGGCAGGCCGAGATTAGGGAAAGAGAGTGGGCAAGGGGTCGCGGCCGGGAGGGGAAGGGCTCTACCACGCCACCCTCCTTTGGCCTCTGAACGCGGACCCCGCACACGCACACCCGCGCCTCTTTGGCAAGCGTGCCTTGTCGGCTGGGTTAAGCCGCAGT GCGTGCACACCGAGCGGCGGGGCGCTGTGGAACGCCGGAGCGGGCTAGCGGAGGAGCATGCGGATCAAGCCCCAGCGACCCAGGGCAACTCGGAGTTACCTGGGACAGCCCTGCGGATCTCCAAGAACCAAGGAGACGGGAGAAACACGGGAAAGGGTGGCCTTTTccctgttcacacacacacacacacgcagccaCTGGCCGGGACAGCTGACACCCATCTTCCTTCCCTGCTCCTTCGAGTCATTCTACACCCGCTTGGTGCTGCCAGTGCGGGCAGGGCCTTGGAGTCCAAAGCGGATCCCCACACTTGTCCCTCCGGTTGA